One window from the genome of Erwinia sorbitola encodes:
- the pagP gene encoding lipid IV(A) palmitoyltransferase PagP has protein sequence MKTKSTLLLSTLLGGLTLSAAQAGTLADGVANTWHTFSGNVSQTWNEPQTVDLYVPAITWHNRWTYDKEKTDRYNERPWGAGGGISRYDEKGNWNGIYLMAFKDSYNKWEPIGGYGWEKTWRPLNDPDFHLGLGYTAGVTMRDNWNYIPIPLVLPLASVGYGPASFQMTYIPGTYNNGNVFFAWVRWQF, from the coding sequence GTGAAAACCAAATCAACTTTATTACTTTCGACACTGCTCGGAGGATTGACTTTGAGCGCGGCGCAGGCGGGAACGCTGGCTGATGGAGTTGCCAATACATGGCACACCTTCAGTGGAAACGTCAGTCAGACGTGGAATGAGCCGCAAACTGTAGACCTGTATGTTCCCGCCATCACCTGGCATAACCGCTGGACATACGATAAAGAGAAAACCGATCGCTATAATGAGCGGCCATGGGGGGCAGGTGGTGGCATCTCTCGCTATGATGAGAAAGGTAACTGGAACGGCATTTATCTAATGGCGTTTAAGGACTCTTACAATAAGTGGGAGCCGATTGGCGGCTACGGATGGGAGAAGACCTGGCGGCCACTGAATGATCCTGATTTTCACCTGGGTCTGGGCTATACCGCCGGGGTAACAATGCGTGATAACTGGAACTATATACCCATTCCGCTGGTGCTGCCGCTGGCCTCAGTGGGCTATGGGCCGGCATCTTTCCAGATGACTTACATTCCAGGAACTTACAATAACGGCAACGTTTTTTTCGCCTGGGTGCGCTGGCAGTTTTAA